The Arthrobacter sp. D5-1 genome segment TAGTCCTTCAGTGGGCGGCGCGCCAGCCAGGCGGCCACAGTTGCCCCCGAGATGTTGTGCCACACCGAGAACACGGCAGACGGCAGTGCGGCCAAGGGGCTGAAATGCGCTGTGGCCAGTGTGGCGGCCAGGCCGGAGTTCTGCATGCCAACCTCAAACGCGAGGGCGCGGCGTGCCTTGTCGTCCAGCCTGCCGACCTTGCCCGCGAGGTAACCCAAGCCCAGACCGAAACCGTTGTGGAGAACGACTGCCAGGAAAACGATCGCGCCTGCAGCCACGATCTTGCTGGCACTTCCCGCGACGACGATGGCCACGATCAGTGAAATCACGACGGCGGACGCCCACGGAAGTGCGGGAAGAACCTTTGCGACGAGCTTCGAGAGGAACAAACGGGCCAGCAGGCCCGCGATCACCGGCAGCAGCACTGTCTTCACGATGTCCATCACCATCGCGCCGGCATCGATGTGTAGGAAAGAGCCGGCCAGGAAGAGTGTCAGGGCGGGGGTCACGATGGGCGCGATCAGCGTGGAAACCGAGGCGACGGCCACGGACAGGGCTACATCGCCCTTTGCCAGGAACGCCATGACGTTCGAAGCGGTACCCGAAGGTGCGCAACCCACCAGGATCAGCCCGACGGCCAGTTCCGGCGGCAACTGCAGAAGGACGGCGATGAGCCATCCGGCGCCGGGCATGATCACGTAGTGCGCCACAATGCCAAGGGCAACGGCCCATGGGCGCCGGGCCACCGAGGCAAAGTCCGGCGGGGTGAGCGTGAGCCCCATGCAGAACATGATGACGCCCAGCAGGTAGGGAACCGCGACGCCCATTGGTTTGAACAGATCCGGAACCAGGAAGCCGAGGACTCCCGCTGCAACCACCAGGAGTGGGAACACAGTGACAGCGATGCGCGCAATCTTGGCTTCAGCCGCAAGGGCGGCGTTGACGGGCGCAACGGCTTGTTCGGTTGTCGACGGGGTATTGGTTGCCTCAAGCATTCATCCATGCTCACACTCGGCGTCCAACCCGAACGACTTCTTTACATCCACGCAGGGGTATATGTCAGACAACCGCTGTTTCGCACCCAACTAGGTGACAGTAAACGCACCACTGAGCCCTTATTAGGACGTGTGCTGTTACCTAGTTGGGAGCGGCGGATCAGGAGTTGAGCTTCCCGGCCAATCTCTCGCGCATGCGGATGCTGGCCTCGTTGAGCCCGATAAATTCCACCTCGCGCCCGTGATTCCGGTACTTTTCGGTCACGGAATCCAGCACGGCAACAGTGGACGCGTCCCAAATGTGGGAGCCGTGCAGATCGATGATCACACGATCTATGCCTTCTGAGGAATCTTTTGCATAGTCGAACTGCGTGTACAGATCATTGGACGACGCAAAGAACAGCTCGCCGTCCACGGTGTACGTGGCAACAACTTCGCCGTTGAGCTCGAGTTCCGTCCGCTCCACCGTTGCGAAATGAGCCACCCGCCGCGCGAACAGCACCATGGCAGTCAAAACGCCGACGCCGACACCCACCGCGAGGTTGTGGGTCGCCACAACAGCGGCAACAGTTATCAGCATGACGGCGGTCTCCGACTTGGGCAGCCGCTTCAGGGTTGAGGGCTGGATGGAGTGCCAGTCGAAGGTGATCAGGGAAACGAAAATCATCACGGCAACCAGCGCGGCCATGGGGATCATGCCCACGACGTCGCCGAGGACCACTACGAGCACCAGCAGGAAGACACCGGCCAGGAACGTCGAGAGCCGGCTCCGGGCGCCGGAGCCCTTGACGTTGATCATGGTCTGCCCGATCACCGCACAGCCACCCAGGCCCCCAAGGAACCCG includes the following:
- a CDS encoding bile acid:sodium symporter family protein — encoded protein: MLEATNTPSTTEQAVAPVNAALAAEAKIARIAVTVFPLLVVAAGVLGFLVPDLFKPMGVAVPYLLGVIMFCMGLTLTPPDFASVARRPWAVALGIVAHYVIMPGAGWLIAVLLQLPPELAVGLILVGCAPSGTASNVMAFLAKGDVALSVAVASVSTLIAPIVTPALTLFLAGSFLHIDAGAMVMDIVKTVLLPVIAGLLARLFLSKLVAKVLPALPWASAVVISLIVAIVVAGSASKIVAAGAIVFLAVVLHNGFGLGLGYLAGKVGRLDDKARRALAFEVGMQNSGLAATLATAHFSPLAALPSAVFSVWHNISGATVAAWLARRPLKD